A stretch of the Haloplanus aerogenes genome encodes the following:
- a CDS encoding DUF5811 family protein has translation MNGNTPYGGAPGVTEAGQPSTDVELTQDQRRALRQAVAGIVSRTRSYLPDSYTVGSELSYGSNGPTATVAVRPPAGHPVSAGFTPDLDDIETGLAADERDEVARGLAASAALQVMDAVGDGVKPTAR, from the coding sequence ATGAATGGAAACACGCCGTACGGAGGCGCACCCGGAGTAACCGAAGCGGGACAGCCGTCGACGGATGTCGAACTTACGCAGGATCAGCGCCGGGCCCTCCGACAGGCCGTGGCGGGGATCGTTTCTCGAACCCGATCCTACCTGCCCGACAGCTACACCGTCGGATCGGAGCTATCCTACGGCTCCAACGGGCCGACCGCGACCGTCGCCGTCCGACCGCCAGCGGGCCACCCCGTCAGCGCGGGCTTCACGCCCGATCTCGACGATATCGAGACCGGACTGGCCGCCGACGAACGCGACGAAGTCGCACGCGGACTGGCCGCGAGTGCGGCCCTCCAGGTGATGGACGCCGTCGGCGACGGCGTCAAGCCGACCGCTCGGTAG
- the pan2 gene encoding proteasome-activating nucleotidase Pan2, which produces MSRSPSLPDRPRLDLDPEMSEAERLDAIRQHYERMVRVNEELAERLDETDERREELMEEVDHLKRRNEVLKTSSLYVATVEEVTEEGTIIKQHGNNQEVLTEPSPRIRKELSAGDRVAVNDSFGVQTILDDETDSRAQAMEVEESPSVTYDDIGGIDEQVREVREAVEDPLLTPELFEEVGVEPPSGVLLHGPPGTGKTMLAKAVANETDATFIKMAGSELVRKFIGEGSRLVRDLFELASERQPAVIFIDEIDAVAAKRTDSKTSGDAEVQRTMMQLLSEMDGFDDRGEIRIMAATNRFDMLDEAILRPGRFDRLIEVPKPDGEGRAQILRIHTRDMNVDDDVDFVELATDLDGYSGADLASLATEAGMFAIRDGRTEVGMQDFRDAKQKIEDNEDSGPVMAFTDYQY; this is translated from the coding sequence ATGTCACGGAGTCCGTCGCTTCCGGACCGCCCGCGACTCGATCTCGATCCTGAGATGTCAGAGGCGGAGCGTCTCGACGCCATCCGCCAGCATTACGAGCGCATGGTCCGCGTCAACGAAGAACTCGCCGAACGCCTCGACGAAACCGACGAGCGTCGCGAGGAACTCATGGAGGAGGTCGACCACCTCAAGCGCCGCAACGAAGTCCTCAAAACCTCGTCGCTGTACGTCGCTACCGTCGAGGAAGTCACCGAGGAAGGCACGATCATCAAACAGCACGGCAACAATCAGGAAGTGCTGACCGAGCCGTCGCCGCGTATCCGCAAGGAACTCTCGGCGGGCGACCGCGTCGCCGTCAACGACTCCTTCGGCGTCCAGACCATCCTCGACGACGAGACCGACTCCCGGGCGCAGGCGATGGAGGTCGAGGAGTCCCCGTCGGTCACGTACGACGACATCGGGGGCATCGACGAACAGGTGCGCGAGGTGCGCGAGGCGGTCGAGGACCCGCTCCTGACCCCCGAACTGTTCGAGGAGGTGGGCGTCGAACCCCCGTCCGGCGTCCTCCTGCACGGCCCGCCGGGGACCGGGAAGACGATGCTCGCGAAAGCCGTCGCCAACGAGACCGACGCCACCTTCATCAAGATGGCCGGCTCCGAGTTGGTTCGGAAGTTCATCGGCGAGGGGTCGCGGCTCGTACGCGACCTGTTCGAACTCGCCTCGGAGCGCCAGCCAGCGGTCATCTTCATCGACGAAATCGACGCCGTCGCCGCCAAGCGGACGGACTCGAAGACTTCCGGCGACGCCGAGGTCCAGCGGACGATGATGCAACTGCTCTCGGAGATGGACGGCTTCGACGACCGCGGCGAGATCCGGATCATGGCCGCGACCAACCGCTTCGACATGCTGGACGAGGCGATCCTGCGTCCCGGCCGGTTCGACCGCCTCATCGAGGTGCCCAAACCCGACGGCGAGGGCCGGGCACAGATCCTCCGCATCCACACCCGGGATATGAACGTCGACGACGACGTAGACTTCGTGGAACTGGCGACGGATCTCGACGGCTACAGCGGGGCGGACCTCGCCTCGCTGGCGACGGAAGCCGGGATGTTCGCCATCCGCGACGGCCGCACCGAAGTGGGAATGCAGGACTTCCGCGACGCAAAGCAGAAGATCGAGGACAACGAGGACTCCGGCCCGGTGATGGCCTTCACCGACTACCAATATTAG
- the pepF gene encoding oligoendopeptidase F has product MSSVPERSDIDAEDKWDLESIFTSDEDWEQAFEDVRERVDDLEAYEGRVTESPETLLELLELREDLLRDVAVVSTYANLRSSEDTRDQEYQAMSARAESLAADARSAASYVEPELQELDESELDAFVDAEPGLAEYEHYFDDVLRQKPHTRSKEVEELLADLSDVTDAASDVYNMLSNADMEFPTVEDAEGEPVEISLGNFTKLQKRPNREFRREVHEAFYDRWADVRNSVGTSLKKSVTADVKLARARNYDTAREAALDGPNVPVEVYDTLIETVEDNLDYLHRHADLKATALGVDDLQMWDLYASMAAGEPPEISYEQAVDYVVEAVEPLGTEYQERMAEGLDSRWVDVYENRGKRSGAFSAGTYDTQPFILMNYQDDVASMFTLAHELGHSMHSELTNEAQPWQYSSYDIFVAEVASTVNETLLTHHLLETVEDERLRRHVLDEYLERFRSTLYRQTMFADFELQIHEIVEDGGALTPDRFDDIYGGLKEQYYEPAVVDDRIAREWMRIPHFYYGYYVYQYSTGISAATAIVERIREEGESAAADYREALQLGGSEYPMDVLRTAGVDMTTAGPVEDALDVYGTYLDEMAALL; this is encoded by the coding sequence ATGAGTTCGGTTCCCGAACGGAGCGACATCGACGCCGAGGACAAGTGGGATCTGGAGAGCATCTTCACCAGTGACGAGGACTGGGAGCAGGCCTTCGAAGACGTGCGCGAGCGCGTCGACGACCTCGAAGCCTACGAGGGGCGGGTGACGGAGAGCCCCGAGACGCTGCTCGAACTGCTCGAACTCCGCGAGGACCTGTTGCGCGACGTGGCGGTCGTGTCGACGTACGCCAACCTGCGGAGTAGCGAGGACACCCGCGATCAGGAGTATCAGGCCATGTCGGCGCGGGCGGAGTCGCTCGCGGCCGACGCCCGGAGCGCCGCGAGCTACGTCGAACCCGAACTGCAGGAACTCGACGAGTCGGAACTGGACGCGTTCGTCGACGCCGAACCCGGCCTCGCGGAGTACGAACACTACTTCGACGACGTGTTGCGCCAGAAACCCCACACGCGCTCGAAGGAGGTGGAGGAACTGCTGGCGGACCTCTCGGACGTGACCGACGCCGCGAGCGACGTGTACAACATGCTCTCGAACGCGGACATGGAGTTCCCGACCGTCGAGGACGCCGAGGGCGAGCCGGTCGAAATCTCGCTCGGCAACTTCACGAAACTCCAGAAGCGGCCGAACCGCGAGTTCCGGCGCGAAGTCCACGAGGCATTCTACGACCGGTGGGCGGACGTGCGCAACAGTGTCGGCACGTCGCTGAAAAAGAGCGTGACGGCGGACGTGAAACTCGCCCGGGCTCGCAACTACGACACCGCCCGCGAGGCGGCGCTGGACGGCCCGAACGTGCCGGTCGAGGTGTACGACACCCTGATCGAGACGGTCGAGGACAACCTCGACTACCTCCACCGCCACGCCGACCTCAAGGCCACGGCCCTCGGTGTCGACGACCTGCAGATGTGGGACCTCTACGCCTCGATGGCGGCGGGGGAGCCACCAGAGATCAGCTACGAGCAGGCGGTCGACTACGTCGTCGAGGCGGTCGAACCGCTCGGTACGGAGTATCAGGAACGGATGGCCGAGGGGCTGGATTCGCGGTGGGTCGACGTGTACGAGAACCGCGGCAAGCGCTCGGGCGCGTTCTCCGCGGGCACCTACGACACCCAGCCGTTCATCCTGATGAACTACCAGGACGACGTGGCGTCGATGTTCACGCTGGCGCACGAACTCGGGCACTCGATGCACTCGGAGTTGACCAACGAGGCCCAGCCGTGGCAGTACAGCAGTTACGACATCTTCGTCGCGGAGGTGGCGAGTACGGTCAACGAGACGCTGTTGACCCATCACCTGCTGGAGACGGTCGAGGACGAACGGCTCCGTCGGCACGTCCTCGACGAGTATCTCGAACGCTTCCGCTCGACGCTCTACCGGCAGACCATGTTCGCGGACTTCGAGTTGCAGATCCACGAAATCGTGGAGGACGGCGGCGCGCTCACACCAGACCGCTTCGACGACATTTACGGTGGCCTGAAAGAGCAGTACTACGAACCGGCGGTCGTCGACGACCGCATCGCCCGGGAGTGGATGCGGATTCCACACTTCTACTACGGCTACTACGTCTACCAGTACAGCACGGGCATCAGCGCGGCGACGGCCATCGTCGAGCGCATCCGCGAGGAGGGCGAGTCGGCGGCGGCGGACTACCGCGAGGCCCTGCAACTGGGCGGGAGCGAGTATCCCATGGACGTACTCAGGACGGCGGGCGTCGACATGACGACCGCCGGCCCCGTCGAGGACGCCCTCGACGTGTACGGGACGTATCTGGACGAGATGGCGGCGTTGCTCTGA
- a CDS encoding formate/nitrite transporter family protein translates to MAGPNSDPTATDESGPDEGHHDDVLADQFSTDEVYQRVVADADHEVTSGTRELFFSALAAGFAITVTFLLYASVTATTETKFVGVLLYPLGFIYIIIGGYQLYTENTLPPVALTLERLVSVPTLFRHWLIVLAGNFLGGGLGALALAYGGVFDDATAQVAIGFAEKGIATPASALFVKAAFAGLIVAGVVWINFAARDTISRLIVVYLAFLAIPMGNLFHVVVSFTEVVYLALVTGANPLPALGGFVLPVLLGNTLGGIVLVTIVNYYQTSDRRLEIDRFQNVRRLSLREWLVGSLAGRSYVPVIDTVEEIVRDPETYRILVPIANPRMETGVIRLACQLASSREKGTVHVVHVVQAPRWWSTDDESGQQDRIRHESERLLEDARRIGSNYDITLDTSTVVTPRSFEEIFTLARRTSPDLVVMDWEREGLWSSARAERPLAELTNRLPCDFLVANDSELDPSRILLPTAGGPDSDLNAEVARALRQVANAEIELLHVVADEADEGAGEAFLRDWAAERDLADATITVDSGDLEPAIARAATDSTMLMLGATEQGLLSRLVQNSLHLDVIHDVDCSVLLAERPSERSIRQRLFGSPTRERHPARAFRDRAEAADGHEVAEATDE, encoded by the coding sequence ATGGCCGGACCGAACTCCGACCCCACGGCTACCGACGAGTCCGGTCCCGACGAGGGGCACCACGACGACGTACTCGCCGACCAGTTCTCCACCGACGAGGTGTACCAGCGGGTGGTCGCCGACGCCGACCACGAGGTCACCTCCGGGACGCGCGAACTGTTCTTCAGCGCGCTGGCCGCTGGCTTCGCCATCACCGTCACCTTCCTGCTGTACGCCTCGGTGACGGCGACGACCGAAACCAAGTTCGTCGGCGTCCTGCTCTACCCGCTGGGGTTCATCTACATCATCATCGGCGGCTACCAACTGTACACGGAGAACACGCTGCCGCCGGTGGCGCTGACGCTGGAGCGGCTGGTCTCGGTTCCCACCCTCTTTCGACACTGGCTGATCGTGCTCGCGGGCAACTTCCTGGGCGGCGGGCTCGGGGCGCTGGCGCTGGCTTACGGCGGCGTGTTCGACGACGCCACCGCGCAGGTGGCCATCGGCTTCGCGGAGAAGGGCATCGCCACCCCCGCCTCCGCCCTGTTCGTCAAGGCCGCCTTCGCCGGGCTGATCGTCGCCGGCGTCGTCTGGATCAACTTCGCCGCCAGAGACACCATCTCCCGGCTGATCGTCGTCTATCTGGCCTTCCTCGCCATCCCCATGGGCAACCTGTTCCACGTCGTCGTCTCCTTCACCGAGGTGGTCTATCTGGCGCTGGTCACCGGCGCCAACCCGTTGCCTGCGCTGGGTGGGTTCGTATTGCCGGTGCTGCTGGGCAACACGCTCGGCGGGATCGTGCTGGTGACGATCGTCAACTACTACCAGACCTCCGACCGGCGCCTGGAGATCGACCGCTTCCAGAACGTCCGTCGGCTCTCGCTCCGGGAGTGGTTGGTGGGTTCGCTGGCTGGTCGCTCGTACGTCCCGGTGATCGACACTGTCGAGGAGATCGTTCGCGATCCGGAAACCTACCGAATCCTGGTGCCCATCGCCAACCCCCGGATGGAGACCGGCGTGATTCGGCTGGCCTGCCAACTGGCTAGCAGCCGTGAGAAAGGAACGGTTCACGTCGTCCACGTCGTTCAGGCTCCACGGTGGTGGTCCACGGACGACGAGAGCGGCCAGCAGGACCGGATCAGACACGAGTCCGAGCGACTTCTGGAGGACGCCCGCCGGATCGGCAGCAACTACGATATCACGCTGGACACGTCGACCGTGGTCACGCCGCGCTCCTTCGAGGAGATTTTCACGCTCGCCCGGCGGACGAGCCCCGATCTGGTCGTGATGGACTGGGAGCGGGAAGGGCTGTGGAGTTCGGCTCGTGCCGAGCGCCCGCTGGCTGAGCTGACCAACCGGCTGCCCTGTGATTTCCTGGTCGCCAACGACAGCGAACTCGATCCCTCGCGGATCCTGCTCCCGACCGCCGGCGGCCCCGACTCCGACCTGAACGCGGAGGTCGCCCGTGCGCTTCGGCAGGTCGCCAATGCGGAGATCGAGTTACTCCACGTCGTCGCCGACGAGGCCGACGAAGGTGCGGGCGAGGCGTTCCTCCGGGACTGGGCGGCCGAGCGCGACTTGGCGGACGCGACGATCACCGTCGACTCCGGTGACCTCGAACCGGCAATCGCCCGCGCGGCCACCGACAGCACGATGCTCATGCTCGGGGCGACCGAACAGGGCCTGCTCTCCCGACTGGTCCAGAATTCGTTGCACCTCGACGTGATCCACGATGTGGACTGCTCGGTGTTGCTGGCGGAACGGCCGTCCGAACGGTCGATCCGCCAGCGGCTGTTCGGCTCCCCGACCCGCGAACGGCATCCCGCACGGGCGTTTCGGGACCGCGCCGAGGCGGCCGACGGCCACGAGGTCGCCGAGGCGACCGACGAGTGA
- a CDS encoding CPBP family intramembrane glutamic endopeptidase produces the protein MVRSSLPTDDSTLAHLWALVVVLVVAGIGLGAGVVLVLGLSLSLTIAGFDPSPLTLLVVSLVSIQGLAFGGVALVYLRLRGRSIGSVGLRVPSVRELLIAVGGYAAAFVAAITGAIIISVTGAPAGENQVSEFASADPSVLLWLVPASFLLIGPGEELLFRGIVQDRLRETFDRVPGVVLASALFAAVHYVALTGGAGGRLVTVTILFFPALVFGAVYEFTDNLVVPALVHGAYNATLFALAYLAIRLSESGGFPEGGPGAGAETLALLVDGLAALPV, from the coding sequence ATGGTTCGGTCCTCGCTCCCCACCGACGACTCGACGCTCGCTCACCTCTGGGCGCTCGTGGTCGTCCTCGTCGTCGCCGGCATCGGCCTCGGTGCCGGCGTCGTCCTCGTCCTCGGTCTCTCACTCTCGTTGACCATCGCCGGCTTCGATCCCTCGCCGTTGACCCTCCTCGTCGTCTCGCTCGTGTCGATTCAGGGGCTCGCCTTCGGCGGCGTCGCTCTCGTCTATCTCCGCCTGCGCGGGCGGTCCATCGGGAGCGTCGGCCTCCGTGTCCCCTCGGTGCGCGAGTTGCTGATCGCCGTGGGTGGGTACGCGGCCGCGTTCGTCGCCGCCATCACCGGGGCGATCATCATCAGCGTCACCGGCGCGCCAGCCGGCGAGAATCAGGTTTCGGAGTTCGCCAGCGCCGACCCGTCCGTCCTGCTCTGGCTCGTCCCCGCCTCCTTCCTCCTCATCGGTCCCGGCGAGGAACTGCTCTTCCGGGGGATCGTGCAGGACCGGTTGCGCGAGACGTTCGACCGCGTCCCCGGCGTCGTCCTCGCCAGCGCGCTCTTCGCCGCCGTCCACTACGTCGCCCTGACCGGCGGCGCCGGCGGCCGCCTCGTCACCGTCACCATCCTCTTTTTCCCGGCACTCGTCTTCGGCGCCGTCTACGAGTTCACCGACAACCTCGTCGTCCCCGCGCTGGTCCACGGCGCGTACAACGCGACGCTCTTTGCCCTCGCGTACCTCGCCATCCGACTCTCGGAGTCGGGAGGGTTCCCCGAAGGTGGACCGGGGGCGGGGGCCGAAACCCTCGCGCTTCTCGTCGACGGCCTCGCCGCCCTCCCCGTCTGA
- the tgtA gene encoding tRNA guanosine(15) transglycosylase TgtA: MRDCFEVRDDDALGRIGALTVPRADRTVETPALLPVINPNIRTVSPARLEAEFGAEILITNSYIIRSTDDLRERALAEGLHEMLDFSGAIVTDSGSFQLAEYGEIDVTTREILEFQHAIGSDVGTPVDVPTPPDATRETAEADLATTEQALADAEAVDTGEMLVNAPVQGSTHLDLREDAARHADATDLDVFPVGAVVPLMNDYRYADVVDVVAAAKRGLGADCPVHLFGAGHPMMFALAVAMGCDLFDSAAYAIYARDDRYLTVRGTKHLDDLDYFPCECPICTSHTPDDIRAAGDEERERLLAEHNLHVSYGELRRIKGAIREGNLLELVETRARSHPAMLDGYRALLDHARQLERHDPATKGSFFYTSTESARRPEVVRHHDRIGRLDAPDRLLLTEGNAPSGDRFDAAWRLLPPFGPVPRALSETYPFTAELPDRTDAAACEAAARGVAALVDANPDTDVTIAHDDWPDSALALVPDSVTVERLGARPDRDGA; this comes from the coding sequence ATGCGCGACTGTTTCGAGGTACGGGACGACGACGCCCTCGGTCGGATCGGCGCACTGACCGTCCCCCGTGCCGACCGGACCGTCGAGACGCCGGCCCTCCTCCCGGTCATCAACCCCAACATCCGGACGGTGTCGCCCGCCCGCCTCGAAGCCGAGTTCGGTGCCGAGATCCTCATCACCAACTCCTACATCATCCGTAGCACCGACGACCTCCGGGAGCGAGCACTCGCCGAGGGCCTGCACGAGATGCTCGATTTCTCCGGCGCCATCGTCACCGACTCCGGCTCCTTCCAGTTGGCCGAGTACGGCGAGATCGACGTGACGACCCGCGAGATTCTGGAGTTCCAACACGCCATCGGCTCGGACGTTGGGACGCCGGTCGACGTGCCGACGCCGCCCGACGCCACCCGCGAGACGGCCGAAGCGGATCTGGCGACCACGGAGCAGGCGCTCGCGGACGCCGAGGCCGTCGACACCGGCGAGATGCTCGTCAACGCGCCGGTGCAGGGGTCGACCCACCTCGATCTCCGGGAGGACGCCGCCCGCCACGCCGACGCCACGGATCTGGACGTGTTCCCCGTCGGCGCCGTCGTCCCCCTGATGAACGACTACCGCTACGCCGACGTGGTGGACGTGGTCGCCGCCGCGAAGCGTGGCCTCGGCGCCGACTGCCCCGTCCACCTGTTCGGCGCCGGCCACCCCATGATGTTCGCGCTCGCCGTCGCGATGGGGTGTGATCTGTTCGACTCCGCCGCCTACGCCATCTACGCCCGCGACGACCGCTACCTGACCGTCCGCGGGACGAAACACCTCGACGACCTCGACTACTTCCCCTGCGAGTGTCCGATCTGTACGTCCCACACCCCCGACGACATCCGCGCGGCGGGAGACGAGGAACGCGAACGCCTCCTCGCCGAACACAACCTCCACGTCTCCTACGGCGAGTTGCGCCGGATCAAGGGGGCGATCCGCGAGGGCAACCTGCTCGAACTCGTGGAGACGCGCGCCCGGAGCCACCCCGCGATGCTCGACGGCTACCGCGCCCTGCTGGATCATGCCCGCCAACTGGAGCGTCACGACCCCGCCACCAAAGGGTCGTTTTTCTACACCTCGACCGAGAGCGCGCGCCGGCCCGAGGTGGTTCGTCACCACGACCGAATCGGCCGCCTCGACGCCCCCGACCGCCTGCTTCTGACGGAGGGCAACGCTCCTTCCGGCGACCGCTTCGACGCCGCGTGGCGGCTCCTTCCCCCCTTCGGCCCCGTTCCCCGCGCGCTCTCGGAGACGTACCCGTTCACCGCGGAACTCCCCGACCGAACCGACGCGGCCGCCTGCGAGGCCGCCGCTCGCGGCGTCGCCGCCCTCGTCGACGCCAACCCCGACACCGACGTGACCATCGCGCACGACGACTGGCCCGACTCGGCGCTCGCGCTGGTGCCCGACTCGGTCACCGTCGAACGACTCGGCGCCCGGCCGGATCGCGACGGAGCATGA
- a CDS encoding cold-shock protein, translated as MANGKVDFFNDTGGYGFISTDDADDDVFFHMEDVGGPDLEEGQDVDFEIEDSPKGPRATNLVRN; from the coding sequence ATGGCAAACGGTAAGGTTGACTTCTTCAACGACACTGGCGGCTACGGTTTCATCTCGACTGACGACGCGGACGACGACGTGTTCTTCCACATGGAGGACGTTGGCGGTCCGGACCTCGAAGAGGGGCAGGACGTCGACTTCGAAATCGAGGACTCCCCCAAGGGTCCGCGCGCGACGAACCTCGTTCGTAACTAA
- a CDS encoding pyridoxamine 5'-phosphate oxidase family protein: MPTYTGEWDRTEVAAFLADATVPVRLACRTPAGGLWMLSLWYRFDADAERLVCATAAEADVVEYLRADDEVTFEVSTNDPPYRGVRGNGQATITPDDDKAVLRSLLERYLGGTDSALARRLLAPERDEVAIRIDPARLYSWDFTERMREVSDV, translated from the coding sequence ATGCCCACGTACACCGGCGAGTGGGACCGCACAGAGGTGGCGGCGTTCCTGGCCGACGCGACGGTGCCCGTTCGGCTAGCCTGCCGGACCCCCGCCGGCGGCCTCTGGATGCTCTCGCTGTGGTATCGCTTCGACGCCGACGCCGAGCGACTGGTCTGTGCCACCGCCGCCGAGGCGGACGTAGTCGAGTATCTCCGCGCCGACGACGAGGTCACGTTCGAAGTGTCGACCAACGACCCGCCCTACCGCGGCGTCCGCGGGAACGGGCAGGCGACCATCACGCCCGACGACGACAAGGCGGTCCTGCGGAGTCTGCTCGAACGCTACCTCGGCGGGACCGACTCCGCACTCGCCCGACGACTGCTCGCCCCCGAACGCGACGAGGTGGCGATTCGGATCGACCCCGCCCGACTGTACTCGTGGGATTTCACGGAGCGCATGCGAGAAGTGAGCGACGTCTGA
- a CDS encoding DUF7837 family putative zinc-binding protein — protein sequence MRNETTSGTTTERAKTNSMIRISAPPGTPTCRTGTGIPPCSEATDKNVHGRQFHFHSGWRWYMCLAAVGAGGAWVTRFEDTLRSPMSSTLGDCPRCDARISTARLLIEYDTSDGPAAYAECPGCRDVVHPA from the coding sequence ATGAGGAACGAAACGACGAGTGGGACGACGACGGAGAGGGCGAAGACGAACAGCATGATCAGAATCTCGGCGCCACCGGGCACGCCGACCTGCAGGACGGGTACGGGCATACCTCCGTGTTCCGAAGCGACTGACAAAAACGTTCACGGCCGTCAGTTTCACTTTCACTCCGGTTGGCGGTGGTATATGTGTCTGGCCGCGGTAGGAGCGGGTGGAGCGTGGGTCACACGCTTCGAAGACACGCTCCGATCCCCCATGTCATCGACGCTCGGCGACTGTCCGCGCTGCGATGCCCGAATTTCGACGGCACGGCTGCTGATCGAATACGATACGTCAGACGGACCGGCGGCGTACGCGGAGTGTCCCGGCTGCCGGGACGTTGTTCACCCCGCGTGA
- the arcS gene encoding archaeosine synthase subunit alpha — translation MTEYFEVHARDGAARVGELRLRDPVITPAVADDFVVDTGSLWAADCDLPEGSEAELTVLPHRSFPTGTDPAVQESFAVDYPNVDYPSAGVVTGQTAGNYGCDAYVLATATGVVGHGESFRDEVIAVREAVPPDTALYLAGVATPANVATLVAAGVDLVDTKLARVKGRQGIYLTTEGEYHLDELHELPEAFPSDPPLSEFTREDCVSHNVAALESALGTVRTRIRRGRLRDYLEGQARHENWLTATFREFDGEYRYLEQRTPVVRDTELSAASEDTLRRVEIQRFTDRVTSRYRNRFSNPLVLVPCSARKPYSDSQSHAQFHRAINYRGHLASITSPIGVVPQELECTYPAQHYDAVVTGHWTEGEKDFVARVLQRYLERNDYPRVIAHVPGEGYRDICERVAENVDVPFEFTVEDHPTTSESLSNLSDALAGELKYSKRERQHNTVRAIADYQFGPGAGDDLFPDLQTTSRHPKLQVRDGSGTQLAAQVPQYGVLSFTLAGARHWAESDAPTKRVEIDSFVPHGSVLAPGVVDASADIRAGDEVVVEGPVAFGVGRAEMSGPEMRDSTRGVAVEVRHVEDNA, via the coding sequence ATGACCGAGTACTTCGAGGTCCACGCGCGGGACGGGGCCGCCCGCGTGGGCGAACTTCGCCTGCGCGACCCCGTCATCACGCCCGCCGTCGCCGACGACTTCGTCGTCGACACCGGAAGCCTGTGGGCCGCCGACTGCGACCTCCCCGAGGGGAGCGAGGCCGAACTGACGGTCCTCCCGCACCGCTCCTTCCCCACCGGAACCGACCCGGCCGTCCAGGAGTCATTCGCCGTCGACTACCCCAATGTGGACTACCCTAGCGCCGGCGTCGTCACCGGCCAGACCGCCGGCAACTACGGCTGTGACGCCTACGTCCTCGCCACCGCCACGGGTGTCGTCGGTCACGGCGAGTCCTTCCGCGACGAGGTGATCGCCGTCCGCGAGGCGGTTCCGCCGGACACCGCGCTCTATCTCGCCGGCGTCGCCACGCCCGCCAACGTCGCCACCCTCGTCGCCGCCGGGGTGGATCTGGTCGACACCAAACTCGCTCGCGTGAAGGGCCGACAGGGCATCTATCTCACTACCGAGGGCGAGTACCACCTCGACGAACTCCACGAACTCCCCGAGGCGTTCCCCTCCGACCCACCGCTTTCCGAGTTCACGCGCGAAGACTGCGTGTCCCACAACGTCGCGGCCCTCGAATCGGCGCTCGGGACGGTCCGGACCCGCATCCGTCGGGGTCGCCTCCGCGACTATCTGGAGGGGCAGGCCCGTCACGAGAACTGGCTGACCGCGACGTTCCGCGAGTTCGATGGGGAGTACCGGTATCTGGAGCAGCGGACACCCGTCGTCCGCGATACGGAACTCAGCGCCGCGAGCGAGGACACCCTCCGCCGGGTGGAGATTCAGCGCTTCACGGACCGCGTGACCTCCCGCTACCGCAACCGCTTTTCGAATCCGCTCGTCCTCGTCCCGTGTTCGGCTCGCAAGCCCTACAGCGACTCCCAGAGCCACGCGCAGTTCCACCGCGCCATCAACTACCGGGGCCACCTCGCCTCCATCACGTCGCCTATCGGTGTCGTCCCGCAGGAACTGGAGTGTACCTACCCCGCCCAGCACTACGACGCCGTCGTCACCGGTCACTGGACGGAAGGCGAGAAGGACTTCGTCGCGCGCGTCCTCCAGCGGTATCTGGAGCGCAACGACTACCCGCGGGTGATCGCACACGTCCCCGGCGAGGGCTACCGCGACATCTGCGAGCGTGTGGCCGAGAACGTCGACGTCCCCTTCGAGTTCACCGTCGAGGACCACCCCACCACCTCCGAGTCGCTGTCGAACCTCTCCGACGCCCTCGCGGGCGAACTCAAGTATTCGAAGCGGGAGCGCCAGCACAACACGGTCCGCGCCATCGCGGACTACCAGTTCGGCCCCGGCGCGGGCGACGACCTCTTTCCCGACTTGCAGACGACGAGTCGCCACCCCAAGTTGCAGGTGCGGGACGGTTCGGGGACGCAACTCGCGGCGCAGGTGCCCCAGTACGGCGTCCTCTCCTTTACGCTCGCGGGCGCCCGCCACTGGGCGGAGAGCGACGCCCCGACCAAGCGGGTCGAGATCGATTCGTTCGTCCCCCACGGGAGCGTCCTCGCCCCGGGCGTCGTCGACGCGAGTGCGGACATCCGCGCCGGCGACGAGGTGGTCGTCGAGGGACCGGTCGCCTTCGGCGTCGGCCGCGCCGAGATGAGCGGCCCGGAGATGCGCGACAGTACGCGTGGCGTCGCCGTCGAGGTGCGTCACGTGGAGGACAACGCTTAA